A portion of the Cryptomeria japonica chromosome 5, Sugi_1.0, whole genome shotgun sequence genome contains these proteins:
- the LOC131057436 gene encoding putative kinase-like protein TMKL1, with the protein MGEAIAWIIIGSVSAVLLLGLMLVGCSYITCRPSRAVSDSEKSSTSFNKGQPEQNGCEQLVHFEGGEGLTVDDILNASGEVLGKSSYGTVYKARLQRNGGMIALRLFRDGCIRRSEEFVSGIQELGLIRHSHLLVMQAFYAGPSGENLVIYDYIARGNLEQLLYNRNRAAPGWSKLHRIALGAARGLAYLHSGLQTPIIHGNLKTKNILIDENYEAHLSDFGFHELMNQSSKIAMLEASASQGYLAPEVLKLKKPNTKSDTYSFGIILLEILIGRRPDERDSANQIVDLPMVVKNFVLEERISELFSPAILGGGTRSPTEEGLLRVLQLAMGCCAPSPSVRPDMREVVRQLEKICPAPLSPTYGFSPQYTSDDRSSREFVL; encoded by the exons ATGGGAGAGGCTATTGCATGGATCATAATTGGGTCTGTCAGTGCAGTGCTTCTGCTGGGACTTATGCTTGTTGGGTGCTCTTACATTACATGCAGGCCTAGCAGAGCAGTCTCTGATAGTGAGAAATCATCCACTTCTTTTAACAAGGGCCAACCAGAGCAAAATGGGTGTGAACAACTGGTGCATTTTGAAGGAGGTGAAGGACTCACTGTTGATGATATTCTGAATGCAAGTGGAGAAGTGCTGGGGAAATCTAGCTATGGGACTGTGTATAAGGCCAGGCTGCAAAGAAATGGTGGGATGATTGCACTCAGGCTTTTCAGGGATGGGTGTATAAGGAGGTCAGAGGAGTTTGTCTCTGGCATTCAGGAATTGGGTTTAATTAGACACAGTCATCTACTTGTTATGCAGGCTTTTTATGCAGGTCCAAGTGGGGAGAATCTGGTTATCTATGATTATATTGCCAGAGGAAACCTGGAGCAACTTCTTTACA ATCGAAACAGAGCAGCACCTGGATGGTCTAAGCTGCATAGAATTGCATTAGGGGCTGCCAGGGGTCTAGCATATCTTCACAGTGGCCTGCAAACACCCATAATACATGGCAATCTCAAAACCAAGAACATATTAATAGATGAAAATTATGAAGCCCATCTTTCTGACTTTGGGTTTCATGAGCTTATGAACCAGAGTTCAAAGATAGCAATGCTAGAAGCTTCTGCTTCGCAAGGTTACCTAGCTCCTGAAGTCCTGAAGCTGAAGAAGCCAAACACAAAATCAGATACATACAGTTTCGGTATCATTTTACTTGAAATTCTGATTGGGAGAAGACCAGACGAAAGGGATTCAGCCAATCAAATTGTCGATCTACCAATGGTTGTGAAGAATTTTGTGCTGGAAGAGAGGATTTCAGAGCTTTTTAGCCCAGCAATTCTTGGGGGAGGAACAAGAAGCCCAACCGAGGAAGGGCTGCTTAGAGTTTTGCAACTTGCAATGGGATGCTGTGCACCTTCTCCTTCTGTTAGACCTGATATGAGGGAAGTAGTAAGGCAACTAGAGAAGATCTGTCCTGCACCTCTGTCACCAACATATGGCTTTTCTCCACAATATACTTCTGATGATAGAAGTAGCAGGGAGTTTGTCCTGTGA
- the LOC131875701 gene encoding putative kinase-like protein TMKL1 — protein MGYSLDRNRTAPGWAKLHRITRGGLQTPIIHGNLKSKNILIDENYEAHLSDFGFHEFMNQSSKIAMLEASASQGYLAPEVLKLKKLNTKSDTYSFGIILLDILIRRRPDERDSANQIVDLPMVVKNFVLDERISELFSPAILGGGTRSPTEEGLLQILQLAMGCCAPSHSVRPDMREVVRQLEKICPAPLSPTYGFSPQYTSDDRSSRESVL, from the exons ATGGGATATTCTTTAG atCGAAACAGAACAGCACCTGGATGGGCTAAGCTGCATAGAATTACCAGAGGTGGCCTGCAAACACCCATAATACATGGCAATCTCAAATCCAAGAACATACTAATAGATGAAAATTATGAAGCCCATCTTTCTGACTTTGGGTTTCATGAGTTTATGAACCAGAGTTCAAAGATTGCAATGCTAGAAGCTTCTGCCTCGCAAGGTTACCTAGCACCTGAAGTCCTGAAGCTGAAGAAGCTAAACACAAAATCAGATACATACAGTTTTGGTATCATTTTACTCGATATTCTCATTCGGAGAAGACCGGATGAAAGGGATTCAGCCAATCAGATTGTCGATCTACCAATGGTTGTGAAGAATTTTGTGCTGGATGAGAGGATTTCGGAGCTTTTTAGCCCAGCGATTCTTGGGGGAGGAACAAGAAGCCCAACTGAGGAAGGGCtgcttcaaattttgcaacttgcAATGGGATGTTGTGCACCTTCTCACTCAGTTAGACCTGATATGAGAGAGGTTGTAAGGCAACTAGAGAAGATCTGTCCTGCACCTCTGTCCCCAACATATGGCTTTTCTCCACAATATACTTCTGATGACAGAAGTAGCAGGGAGTCTGTCCTGTGA